The genomic region tatttacttttaaaaatatttagcagttatttacttttaaaaattatctagCAGTTATTTACTTCTAAAAACTAATATTTAGTAGTTATTTAGTATTAAAATTTAATACTTAGcagttatttctttttaaaaaaaaatatttagcagTTAATCACTTTCAAAAGTTAATACCTAGCAGTTATTCACtattagaaattaatttaatatctaaaaattatttactttaatttggggttttttgaaatTAACTTAGGTTCCTCATATCTTGCATGGACCAATTGTGGGGTTCTTATTAATTTggtttaattaattttcttattaataattaatcttattaatttggattttttattaatttgagggtttttaaaattaatttaccgaggagcagccccaaatcccaccccagtGACGTCACCagcattttccccctttctgaggttttttgcccccaaatcccatcagGAACACGCAGCGACTCCAGCTCCAAAAATCGCCATTTATTGACAtttttgggttggtttaaaAAGGCAGGATTGGGCCTCAACCATTCGCTGacgtttttggggtgaaaagcGGCCGGATCGGGGCTCAGCGGGTGCCGATGGTCACCTGCCACACCCGCACCAGGTTGTCGGTGTAGCCGGCGAAGAGAGtctggggacaaggacaggggtCAGGGGTCATTGAAGGGTCATTTAGGGTCACCCAGGGGTCACTCCTGGCCTCAGCCCCAGGTGCCCAGGTGAGGTTCCCTTGCCCAGGTGAGGTTCCCCTGCCCAGGTGAGtgcccctgcccaggtgagggtCCCTTGCCCAGGTGAGTGCCCCCTCCCCAAGTGATGATCCTTGCCCAGGTGAGGGTGCCCAGGTgagtgccccctgcccaggtgagggtgcccaggtgagggtgcCCAGGTGAATGTCCCCCGCCCAGGTGAATGTCCCCTGCCCAGGTGAGCGCCCCCTGCCCAGGTGAATGTCccctgcccaggtgagggtgcccaggtgagggtgcccaggtgagtgccccctgcccaggtgagggtgcccaggtgagtgccccccgcccaggtgagggtgcccaggtgagcgccccctgcccaggtgagggtgccctgcccaggtgagggtgcccaggtgagtgccccctgcccaggtgagggtgcccaggtgagcgccccctgcccaggtgagggtgcccaggtgaatgtcccctgcccaggtgagggtgcccaggtgagggtgcccaggtgagtgtccccctgcccaggtgagcgccccctgcccaggtgagggtgcccaggtgagtgtccccctgcccaggtgagggtgcCTAGGTGAATGTCCCCTGCCCAGGTGAGCGCCccctgcccaggtgagggtgcccaggtgaatgtcccctgcccaggtgagggtgcccaggtgagggtgcTCAGGTGAGTGCCCCCAGGTgagtgccccctgcccaggtgagcgccccctgcccaggtgagggtgcccaggtgagggtgcCCAGGTGAGGTTCCCCTGCCCAGGTAAGGGTGCCCAGGTGAGTGCCCCCCGCCCAGGTGTCTCACCTGCCCGTCTGCCGACCAGGCCAGCGAGGTGCACTGGGGCGGCTCCGCTTTGCTGCTGGTGCTGATCACCTCCTGCTTCAGCTCGTCCACGATGATCTTCCCCTCCAGGTCCTGCAGGTGAGAACGGCTGAGCAATCACCTGGATCCTGCCCTGATCCTGCCCCGATCCCACCTGGATCCTGCCCCGATCCCACCTGGATCCCACCTGGATCCTGCCCCGATCCCACCTGGATCCTGCCCTGATCCCACCTGGATCCTGCCCTGATCCCACCTGGATCCCACCTGGATCCTGCCCTGATCCCACCTGGATCCCACCTGGATCCTGCCCTGATCCCACCTGGATCCCACCTGGATCCTGCCCTGATCCCACCTGGATCCTGCCCCGATCTCACCTGGATCCCACCTGGATCCTGCCCTGATCCCACCTGGATCCCACCTGGATCCTGCCCCGATCTCACCTGGATCCCACCTGGATCCTGCCCTGATCCCACCTGGATCCCACCTGGATCCTGCCCCGATCTCACCTGGATCCCACCTGGATCCTGCCCCGATCCCACCTGGATCCCACCTGGATCCTGCCCCGATCTCACCTGGATCCTGCCCCAATCCCACCTGGATCTCACCTGGATCCTGCCCCGATCCCACCTGGATCCTGCCCTGATCCCACCTGGATCCCACCTGGATCCTGCCCTGATCCCACCTGGATCCCACCTGGATCCTGCCCTGATCCCACCTGGATCTCACCTGGATCCTGCCCCGATCCCACCTGGTTCCTGCCCCAATCTCACCTGGATCCTGCCCCGATCCCACCTGGatcccccagcccaggtggcTCAGAAACAGCCTCTGGGTTTCCCCACAGAGCGGTCGGAGGCATTTCAGTGTTTCATCACAGCACGGTGggaatcccaatcccaatcccattcaaATCCCAATCCCTGTTATCCCATAAATCCTATTTTTTTACCCAAACCTTTATCGCATACCCAAATTTTGATGCTGGGCCCCGTGGCGGCGCACAGCCAGTATCGGTTGGGGCTGAAGCACAGCGCGTTGATCACGGCCCCATTCTCATCCATTATCCCAACCCCATTATCCCAACCCCATTATCCCAACCCCGTTACCCAATTTCCCCGTTTTTTTACCCAGATTTTGATGCTGGGCCCCGTGGCAGCGCACAGCCAGTATCGGTTGGGGCTGAAGCACAGCGCATTGATCACGTCCCCCCCGTCCAGCGTGTACAGGTGCTTGCCCTCGTTCAGGTCCCACAGCATGGCCTGCCcgtcctggggacacaggggacatcactggggacatcactggggacattggggacacccccagaacCAGGACACCCCCTCGTTCAGGTCCCACAGCATGGCCTGCCcgtcctggggacacaggggacattggggacatcactggggacatcactggggacgtggggacacccccagaacCATGGCCTGCCCATCCTGGGggagacattggggacattggggacatcactggggacatggggacacccccagaacCATGGCCTGCCCATCCTGGCaacattggggacatcactggggacatcagggacacccccagacccaggACACCCCCTCGTTCAGCCCCCACAGCATGGCCTGACCATCCTGGGggagacattggggacatggggacatcccctgtgggacatggggacacccccagaacCATGGCCTGCCCATCCTGggaacattggggacatcactggggacaccactggggacattggggaattggggacacccccaggtgtgtccccaggtgtgtcacctgtccccaggtgtgccccatgCCTACCTTGCCCCCGGACGCGCACAGTGACCCGTCAGGTGACACGGTGACCGTGTTCAGGTACCCTGTGTGTATCCCtgactgtccccaggtgtgtccccaggtgtgtcccaggtgtgtcacctgtccccaggtgtgtcccaggtgtgtcacctgtccccaggtgtgtccccaggtgtgtcccaggtgtgccccatgCCTACCTTGCCCCCGGACGCGCACAGTGACCCGTCAGGTGACACGGTGACCGTGTTCAGGTACCCCGTGTGCCCGATGTGGTTCGTCTTCAGCTTGCAGTTGGCCAGGTTCcacacctgggggacacaggtgagGTCAGGGGGGACAATCGCGGcgctcccagctgtgcccagctgtgcccagttcGGGGCTCTCACCTGGACGGGGTCTCACCTTGACCAGCTTGTCCCAGCCGCAGGACACGATGATGGGGTTGCTGCTGTTGGGGGAGAAGCGAACGCACGAAACCCACTCGGAGTGGCTCTCGTCctgtgggacaggtgagacaggtgagacacaggtgggacaggtgagagaaGTGAGGGacgggtgagggacaggtgggacaggtgagggacaggtgggacaggtgagggacaggtgagggacaggtgggacaggtgagggacaggtgagggacaggtgagggacaggtgagggacacccACTCGGAGTGGCTCTCGTCCtgtgggacaggtgggacaggtgagacacaggtgagggacaggtgggacaggtgagggacaggtgggacaggtgggacaggtgagggacaggtgagacaggtgagggacacccACTCGGAGTGGCTCTCGTCctgtgggacaggtgagacaggtgaggATGCCCCCataaatgaccccaaatcccctgaactgaccccaaactgaccccaaatccccagaactgaccccaaactgacccaaagtACCCATAACtgaccccaaactgacccaaaatccccagaatttaccccaaaatccgtGTCCCACCTGCACGGTGTACTTGCAGACGCCCAGCGTGTTCCAGAGCTTGATGGTTTTGTCCCTGGAGTGACCCCAAACCTACAGAactaaccccaaatcccccataactgatcccaaatcccccataaaTGACCATGACTGACCCCAAACTAATCAGAACTgacccaaaacccccagaattTACCCCAAACCCCCGTCCCACCTGCACGGTGTACTTGCAGACGCCCAGCGTGTTCCAGAGCTTGATGGTTTTGTCCCGCGAGCCCGACACGATCTGCCGGTTGTCGGAGGAGAAGGCCACGCTCAGCACGTCCTTGGTGTGCCCCACGAAGCGGCGCGTGGTGGTGCCCCTGAGGGGAAATTCGGGGTGAAACAGccgaaaaatgggaaaaaacacgcagaaattgggaaaaaacagctgtaaaaatgggaaaaaaccagccataaaaatgggaaaaatggccAGAAATTGGGAGCAGGCCACGCTCAGCACGTCCTTGGTGTGCCCCACGAAGTGGCACGTGGTGGTGCCCctgaggggaaatttggggtgaaataaccagaaattgggaaaaacgGGCAGAAATTGGGGTGAAATATCCATATAATGGGAAAAACAGTCCGGAATTGGGGTGAAAAGAGACGCGCAATGATTGACTCAGTGAGAACTGGATCAGTGGGAATTGGATCAGTGGGAATTGGACCAAAGCGGTTTCTGGGaagatttgggaatttgaggAGTTTGACCCCACAAATTCCGACCCTTTTCAAGCATCATCCCCTCAATggacacccccaaaaaatcccaaaaaaaatccccaaaaaccccctgaaatccccaaaaaccccctgaaatccccaaaaaacccccgcGGGGCTGCTGGCCCAGGTGTCTCCCATCATCATTGCAGGACTTGTCCTCAGATCCCCGGGGGGATCAGTGGGAACTCAGTGTAATCATCGGGAGAGGCACGGTGAGCAGCCCTGACCCAAAATCCCcggatttcaccccaaattcaccccacaaatcccccaaaactgaCGTGGTGAGATCCCAGAGGCGCAGGGTGCCATCCCATGACCCTGACAGTGCCAACTGCCCATCGGAGGAGATGACCCTGACACCctaaccccaaaaaccccgaaTTTCACCCCAAACTGACGTGGTGAGGTCCCAGAGGCGCAGGGTGCCGTCCCAGGAGCCGGACAGAGCGAATTGCCCATCGGAGGAGATGACCACGTCGCTGACGAAGTGCGAGTGCCCGCGCAGCGCCCGCTGCGGGATCCCGTAGTTGGTCTCGTCACGCGTCAGCTTCCACATGATGATGGTCTTGTCTGGGGAGGGGGCAATGGGGAGGGGGTCACAAACCCATTGGGGTCACCCCAGAGACCCTCAGGGACCCCCTGCCCCTTCCTTATGCTCACCCTGCCCTTCCTCATCGCCCTCAGCCCCGTCCCGCGGGTTCCCCCCGCTCCGGGCCGCCTCTACCCCCTCACggcagcccccagacccctcccggACTGTCCCGCACCGCGCGAGGCCGACAGGATCATGTCCGGGAACTGCGGCGTGGTGGCGATCTGTGTCACCCAGCCGTTGTGGCCCTTCAGGGTCCCGCGCAGGGTCATCTGCTCCGTCATGGCGGCGGATGGCGGCGGCGggcagcggcgggagcggcgggatCCGCGGGATGGCGGCGGATGCGCGGAGGCCTCGGCCCGGGCCCGTCCGTCCCCTCAGACCGGCGCGGGCGGAAAGAGGCGGTGGCGCTTCCGGAGGAACCGGAAGTGACGTACGGCCGTACGGCGACATGGCGGTCGGCATGAAAAATATGGCGGCGCCCTCTGGGCGTTGTACGGAaaggggggatttgagggagaaACCTCGCAATGtcaccccaaaacatcccagtgtccccagaaaGGATCCCAGTGTCCTCCAAaacatcccagtgtccccctaaagggtcccagtgtccccaaaaaGGATCCCAGTGTCCCTCAAaacatcccagtgtccccaaaaaGGATCTCAGTGTTCCCTCAAAggatcccagtgtcccccagtgtccccagagtcCCCGGCCGCCCCCTGCCCTCACCGCAGGCCCAGACCCCATTTCGGATCCCCATTTAGGATCCCCATTTACGATCCCAATTTAGGATCCCCATTTACGATCCCAATTTAGGATCCCGTTTAGGATCCAATTCCCTCCGTGCCCATTTTGGGATCCTCCTCCCAGTCCAATTCGGGAACTGGGCCCAGTTCCAGCTCAGCTGTCGCGGCTCCTCCGAGGCTCCGGGCCCCAAAACCCGGCCCAaagccccaaaattccaccccaaaccctgctctgGGTGAGTGCTGACCCAAATTTGGGGatgatttggggattttggggaggattcccaaaaatgggaattctggaggtgccttggggacagggtgggaacTCGATCCGGGCCCAGCCCCGCGGGGCCTTGGGGGCCTCCAGGATTCCCATTTGTGAAAAACGCTGATtgctgggtttgggattttagaGGTTTAATAGTAATGAAATGGTCATTAAAATACTACTATAAAATGATACAGTATAATGGTGATTTATGATTGAGTATATAGTAAATATATAATTGAGTATACAGTAAGTATATAATTAAGTCGGTATATAATACagttaattatatatttatagtaAATATATAATTAAGTCAGTATATAATACAGAAATCTAGTGAAACGAAATCTAGTGTAACATAAAATAATGTAATATGTGATGTGATATGATGTAATGTagtgtaatgtaatataatataataaaatacagTATAATATAGTTTGTGTAATAATAATTTAGATAATTTGGATTAGGAAAATAtcagacaataaaaacaaagagttatggacactCCGGGtgcctttttctgggcaaagaTGAGCACTAAAATGGGCACAAAATATTgtggggaaattgggaaatcCTGAGGAAATTGGAAAATTCCTCCCCCGGGCTGGAAcgttcccaaaattcccagatttccctggaaaacccATTCCTGACCCAATTCTGGCCTTTTTCCCCCAGGCTGAGGGAGCCCGGAGCCGAGGCTGGCGGCGAACGGCGCCGGGATGGAGACGGGTGAGTGGAAACCGATTTTTTTGGGGTgcaaatggatttttttgggggatggaaatggattttttggggtggaaatggatttttttggggtggaaatggattttttttggggtggaaatggattttttttggggtggaaatggattttttttggggtggaaatggatttttttggggtggaaatggattttttttggggtgcaaatggatttttttggggtagAAAAAAATAGCCCAGAATATTCAGATTTAATTGAGCTGGGCTTTAATTCCCTCAAACTGACCCcgtttgttgcttttttttccttttccaggggaaaatgcagctctgggtgagagattttcctcttttcctcctggaatgttccagaatgTGTTCAATCAAACCCCATTTATTCCACCCttattcccctttttttcccccttttttttcccttttttccacccttttcccctttattttccccctttttttcccactttcccccatttatttcccctttattttctttctttatttcccaCCTtgatttcccccttttccccctttattttccccgtttttccctttattttccccgtttttacctcttttttcccatttatttatcatttattttcacccctttccccccactttattttcccccttttcccccctttcccccatttatttcccatttattttctcctttattctcactttttattttcaccctttttcccttttatttttccccttttccccctttattttctcccttttttcccttttatttttcctctttattttccccttttttccccattttctgatTTCCTTTGCCCCTCTCTCCCTTCCAGAGGAGCGGGACAGGAGGATCAGTgagttccttttccttttttttcattaaaaatttgaATTCCAACATTTTCCatccattttggggtccccgggaggtttttggggctgctcctgaaaaatttgggattttggggccctGGGGACGGATCCAGACCtaaaaaaactcaaaataatttgaatt from Zonotrichia albicollis isolate bZonAlb1 chromosome 31, bZonAlb1.hap1, whole genome shotgun sequence harbors:
- the RACK1 gene encoding small ribosomal subunit protein RACK1 is translated as MTEQMTLRGTLKGHNGWVTQIATTPQFPDMILSASRDKTIIMWKLTRDETNYGIPQRALRGHSHFVSDVVISSDGQFALSGSWDGTLRLWDLTTGTTTRRFVGHTKDVLSVAFSSDNRQIVSGSRDKTIKLWNTLGVCKYTVQDESHSEWVSCVRFSPNSSNPIIVSCGWDKLVKVWNLANCKLKTNHIGHTGYLNTVTVSPDGSLCASGGKDGQAMLWDLNEGKHLYTLDGGDVINALCFSPNRYWLCAATGPSIKIWDLEGKIIVDELKQEVISTSSKAEPPQCTSLAWSADGQTLFAGYTDNLVRVWQVTIGTR